Proteins from one Cicer arietinum cultivar CDC Frontier isolate Library 1 chromosome 3, Cicar.CDCFrontier_v2.0, whole genome shotgun sequence genomic window:
- the LOC101494981 gene encoding sucrose synthase 6-like: MADTIAMNASDFIITSTYQEIAGSKDKPGQYESHATFTLPGLCRVVSGINIFDPKFNIAAPGADQSVYFPYTEKDKRLTQFHPAIEDLLYSKVDNKDHM; this comes from the exons ATGGCTGATACAATTGCAATGAATGCATCAGATTTCATCATAACCAGCACATATCAGGAAATTGCTGGAAG CAAAGATAAACCTGGACAGTATGAAAGTCATGCAACATTTACACTCCCAGGACTTTGCAGAGTTGTTTCAGggataaatatatttgatcCTAAGTTCAACATAGCTGCACCTGGAGCTGACCAATCTGTCTATTTTCCTTACACAGAAAAAGACAAAAGACTCACTCAATTTCATCCTGCCATTGAAGACTTACTATATAGTAAAGTGGATAACAAAGATCATATGTAA
- the LOC101494350 gene encoding sucrose synthase 6-like: MADTIAMNASDFIITSTYQEIAGSKDKPGQYESHATFTLPGLCRVVSGINIFDPKFNIAAPGADQSVYFPYTEKDKRLTQFHPAIEDLLYSKVDNKDHIGYLENRRKPIIFSMARLDVVKNIIGLVEWYGKHPRLRGLVNLVIVGGLFDPLKSKDREEMTEIRKMHDLMEKYQLKGQFRWIVAKTDRHRNREVYRFVADTKGAFVQSALYEAFGLTVIEAMNYGLPTFATNHGGPAEIIVDGVSGFHIDPLNGEESSNKIANFFEKCKVDSTHWNMISVSGLQRINER; encoded by the exons ATGGCTGATACAATTGCAATGAATGCATCAGATTTCATCATAACCAGCACATATCAGGAAATTGCTGGAAG CAAAGATAAACCTGGACAGTATGAAAGTCATGCAACATTTACACTCCCAGGACTTTGCAGAGTTGTTTCAGggataaatatatttgatcCTAAGTTCAACATAGCTGCACCTGGAGCTGACCAATCTGTCTATTTTCCTTACACAGAAAAAGACAAAAGACTCACTCAATTTCATCCTGCCATTGAAGACTTACTATATAGTAAAGTGGATAACAAAGATCATAT TGGATATCTGGAAAACAGAAGAAAACCTATCATCTTCTCAATGGCAAGGCTTGATGTTGTGAAGAACATAATTGGTTTAGTCGAATGGTACGGGAAGCATCCGAGATTGAGAGGCCTAGTGAACCTTGTCATTGTTGGAGGATTATTTGATCCTTTGAAGTCAAAAGACAGAGAAGAAATGACAGAAATACGAAAAATGCATGATTTAATGGAAAAGTATCAATTGAAGGGTCAATTTAGATGGATTGTTGCAAAGACTGATAGACATCGGAACAGAGAGGTTTATCGCTTCGTCGCAGACACAAAGGGAGCTTTTGTGCAGTCTGCTTTATATGAAGCATTTGGTCTTACTGTCATTGAAGCAATGAACTATGGTTTGCCTACTTTTGCTACTAACCATGGTGGGCCTGCTGAAATTATTGTTGATGGTGTTTCTGGTTTTCATATTGATCCTCTTAATGGAGAAGAATCAAGCAACAAAATTgctaatttttttgaaaaatgtaaAGTGGATTCAACACATTGGAATATGATTTCTGTGTCCGGATTGCAGCGCATTAATGAAAGGTAA